A window from Shimia isoporae encodes these proteins:
- a CDS encoding efflux RND transporter permease subunit, which yields MDLARFAVEKRVISALATLLIIAAGLFAYGKLPRFEDPEFIIRQAQVVTPYPGATAEEVASEVTEVIETALQELSGVKEVKSVSSPGLSTVNVEFTIQTTKTHADLRQRFAQMRAKILDTQSDLPPNALETQVYDDFGDVYALYFAIVGDGYSISELRDYAKQLQRQLLTVGGVSKVVLSGVQDEVIYVEYSTARLVELGLSPQQIAQVLEGQNLVLPAGSVLAGSFRIEVRPQSAVDSIEAIENLRIANPETGASFRLSDIASVSRGLAEPASLQLFRDGKPAIGIGISNTLGGNVVAMGDAVKAKMTALTSERPIGIELLPISDQSSSVKDSVDDFVLNVILALVIVVGTLLIFMGLRSGVLMGGILLVTVAGTLAGMYLYGLDMQRISLGALIIALGMLVDNAIVVVEGTLVRVQRGEDARSASIAVVNQTKWPLLGGTVVGLLAFSPIGFSPDNTGEYAGSLFWTISIALLFSWLVAIWLTPYFCTLLMKAGKTAVVAEENAVLKGYRAALKGAIRMRFVTVGVVFGLFVSAVLGFALVPPGFFPNSTRPQFVIDYFLPQGSDISQTNSDIAAIDAHVRTLEGVIGTNTAVGGGHTRFMLVYSSEDSNSAYGQILVDVEDYRQIDALRPQIQSWIEETFPASNSKVWKFVLGPGGGSVIEARFSGPDPVTLRELAEKAKTIFDEQGAIAIKDDWREQVQVIRPQINTENARRLGLSQADISQAINGHLSGEILGLYREGDELLNITMRPFERDRNDVGALQNLQVFSTVTGTYVPISQVVDSFDLVFEAGNLRRINRQLAITAQADNPPGVLSGDTFEMVRPHVEAIDLPPGYALEWQGEYGDSMEANEGLASTMPLGFGAMIVVVILLFNAVRQPLIIWLTVPLAIIGVVWGLAATQTPLEFMAILGMLSLTGMLIKNAIVLIDETDTQIASGKERMDCVVDAAVSRVRPVALGVLTTVLGVMPLLWDPFFQSLAVVIIFGLSFATILTLIIVPTLYAIFFGVKNDEIKGTDEPEPA from the coding sequence ATGGATCTCGCTCGTTTTGCTGTCGAAAAGCGCGTTATCTCTGCGCTTGCGACCCTTCTCATTATAGCTGCTGGTCTGTTTGCCTATGGCAAGCTGCCGCGCTTTGAGGATCCGGAATTCATCATCCGACAAGCGCAGGTGGTCACACCCTATCCTGGGGCCACTGCAGAAGAAGTCGCATCAGAGGTCACCGAAGTTATTGAGACCGCCCTGCAGGAACTTTCAGGTGTGAAGGAAGTCAAATCTGTTTCTTCCCCGGGTCTCAGCACGGTTAATGTCGAATTCACCATCCAAACCACCAAAACCCATGCCGATTTGCGCCAGCGGTTCGCCCAGATGCGGGCCAAGATCCTGGATACGCAATCAGATCTGCCGCCAAACGCTCTGGAAACACAGGTCTATGACGACTTCGGCGATGTGTATGCCTTGTATTTCGCAATTGTCGGAGACGGTTACTCGATTTCTGAGTTGCGGGATTATGCCAAGCAATTGCAGCGGCAACTGCTGACAGTCGGCGGAGTATCGAAAGTGGTTCTGAGCGGAGTTCAAGACGAAGTCATCTACGTGGAATACTCCACTGCTCGCCTCGTCGAACTCGGCCTTTCGCCTCAGCAAATTGCGCAGGTGCTTGAAGGGCAAAACCTTGTATTGCCTGCGGGATCAGTATTGGCCGGTAGTTTCCGCATCGAAGTGCGCCCTCAGTCCGCCGTTGACTCTATCGAGGCTATCGAGAACCTGCGGATTGCCAACCCCGAAACCGGCGCCTCATTCAGACTGTCCGATATAGCCTCTGTGTCTCGGGGCCTCGCCGAACCGGCAAGTCTTCAGCTGTTCCGAGATGGCAAACCCGCTATTGGCATTGGCATATCCAACACTCTGGGCGGTAACGTTGTTGCAATGGGCGACGCCGTCAAAGCAAAAATGACAGCGCTGACGTCGGAACGTCCAATTGGTATAGAGCTTTTGCCGATCTCCGATCAATCGTCTTCGGTCAAAGACTCCGTCGATGACTTCGTCCTGAACGTAATTCTGGCGCTGGTGATCGTGGTGGGTACACTTCTGATTTTCATGGGGCTCCGCTCCGGCGTGCTCATGGGCGGTATCCTACTGGTGACCGTGGCCGGCACCCTGGCTGGCATGTATCTTTACGGTTTGGACATGCAACGTATCTCGCTAGGCGCGCTGATCATCGCGCTTGGCATGCTGGTGGACAACGCGATCGTTGTCGTCGAAGGGACGCTCGTGCGGGTCCAACGGGGCGAGGACGCCCGTTCTGCCTCCATCGCGGTGGTCAACCAGACCAAATGGCCTCTGCTGGGCGGTACGGTTGTAGGCCTATTGGCTTTCTCCCCGATTGGTTTCTCTCCGGACAATACCGGCGAATACGCAGGCAGCCTATTCTGGACGATTTCTATTGCCCTCCTGTTCTCATGGCTGGTCGCAATCTGGCTCACGCCGTATTTCTGCACACTTCTGATGAAGGCGGGTAAGACTGCGGTTGTTGCAGAAGAAAACGCTGTTTTGAAGGGCTACAGAGCCGCTCTTAAAGGCGCAATTCGAATGCGCTTTGTCACGGTTGGTGTGGTGTTTGGCCTTTTCGTCTCGGCGGTTCTGGGCTTTGCGCTGGTGCCGCCGGGTTTCTTCCCGAACAGCACCCGACCGCAATTTGTGATTGATTATTTCCTACCGCAGGGATCGGACATTTCGCAGACCAACAGCGATATTGCCGCCATCGATGCCCATGTGCGCACACTTGAGGGGGTGATCGGAACCAACACTGCCGTTGGCGGCGGGCACACACGCTTCATGCTGGTCTATAGCAGCGAGGACAGCAACAGCGCTTACGGACAGATCCTCGTTGATGTAGAGGACTACCGCCAAATCGACGCTCTGAGACCCCAAATACAGTCCTGGATTGAGGAAACCTTCCCGGCCTCCAATTCCAAGGTTTGGAAGTTTGTCTTGGGGCCGGGTGGCGGCTCGGTGATTGAAGCGCGTTTTTCCGGCCCCGACCCAGTGACCCTTCGAGAGCTGGCTGAAAAGGCCAAGACTATCTTTGACGAGCAAGGGGCAATCGCCATCAAGGACGACTGGCGGGAGCAAGTTCAGGTCATCCGGCCGCAGATCAACACGGAGAACGCCCGCCGCCTCGGGCTCAGCCAAGCGGACATTTCGCAGGCGATCAACGGCCATCTTTCCGGCGAAATCCTCGGGCTTTATCGGGAGGGCGACGAGCTCCTCAACATCACGATGCGCCCCTTTGAGCGCGATCGCAACGATGTGGGCGCTTTGCAAAACCTACAGGTGTTCAGCACCGTCACGGGCACCTATGTGCCAATATCACAAGTTGTGGACAGCTTTGATCTTGTTTTTGAAGCGGGTAATTTGCGTCGTATCAACCGCCAACTTGCCATCACGGCGCAGGCCGACAATCCGCCCGGCGTCTTGTCCGGAGACACGTTTGAAATGGTTAGGCCCCATGTCGAAGCCATCGACTTGCCCCCAGGCTACGCGCTTGAATGGCAGGGCGAATACGGAGACAGCATGGAAGCCAACGAAGGCCTAGCCTCCACTATGCCTTTGGGATTTGGCGCGATGATTGTTGTGGTCATCCTGCTGTTTAACGCAGTGCGTCAGCCTTTGATCATCTGGCTCACCGTCCCCTTGGCCATCATTGGTGTTGTGTGGGGCCTCGCTGCCACTCAAACCCCGTTGGAGTTCATGGCAATCTTGGGGATGCTATCGCTCACTGGGATGCTGATTAAGAATGCCATTGTTTTGATTGATGAGACGGACACCCAAATCGCCAGCGGCAAGGAGCGCATGGACTGCGTGGTGGATGCCGCTGTGTCGCGTGTGCGGCCAGTGGCTCTGGGTGTTCTCACGACAGTACTAGGGGTGATGCCGCTGTTGTGGGATCCGTTCTTTCAGTCGCTCGCAGTTGTGATTATTTTTGGTCTGAGCTTTGCAACGATCCTGACGCTGATCATCGTGCCGACACTCTACGCCATCTTCTTTGGCGTGAAGAACGATGAAATCAAAGGCACCGACGAGCCCGAACCTGCGTGA
- a CDS encoding patatin-like phospholipase family protein — MQDVRFWGDTPPANISALNRDVDARRRAAGLGGAFNVLALSGGAENGAFSAGALKAWSESGSRPEFLVVTGVSTGALAAPFAYLGSDYDDDLRQFFGGLEPDSIFKVRSLFGVLPNASRYSSEPLRETIEAYITPEFLAAIAKQHERGRRLLVQTTSLDAQRAVIWDLGAIAASGAPNAPDLFRDVLLASSAMPAIFPPVLIEVETPDGVRDELHVDGGVISQSTSLNSWRHSSQLAGRPTLYLIRNGKIAPEPNVTDANLLSIAERSLTTLTKNQGASELELGYKLARATNARYRVAWIGEDFTLPLAEPFDPEYMRALYSYGYDSFKSGDFWRSGPPR, encoded by the coding sequence ATGCAGGATGTGCGGTTTTGGGGAGACACGCCGCCGGCCAACATATCAGCGCTCAATAGAGACGTTGACGCGCGCCGACGAGCGGCTGGACTGGGCGGTGCATTCAATGTCTTGGCGTTGTCCGGTGGTGCGGAGAATGGGGCTTTTTCGGCCGGGGCACTCAAGGCATGGTCAGAAAGTGGCTCGCGCCCTGAGTTTCTTGTGGTCACAGGCGTTTCGACAGGTGCTCTGGCTGCGCCGTTTGCTTATCTAGGGTCAGACTACGATGACGACTTGCGCCAGTTTTTTGGTGGGTTGGAGCCAGACAGCATCTTTAAGGTCCGGTCATTGTTTGGGGTTCTGCCAAACGCATCCCGTTACAGTTCGGAGCCGCTCCGTGAAACGATTGAAGCCTACATTACACCGGAATTCCTAGCGGCTATCGCAAAACAACACGAACGCGGGCGCCGGCTGTTGGTACAAACCACAAGTCTTGATGCGCAGCGAGCCGTTATCTGGGATCTCGGTGCCATCGCCGCCAGCGGGGCGCCAAACGCGCCAGACCTGTTCCGGGACGTGCTGTTGGCCTCTTCCGCAATGCCGGCGATTTTCCCACCTGTGCTGATCGAAGTGGAAACGCCTGATGGTGTGCGGGACGAATTGCACGTGGATGGCGGCGTTATCTCCCAGTCGACAAGCCTGAACAGCTGGCGACACAGCAGTCAGCTCGCCGGTCGTCCGACGCTATATTTGATCCGCAACGGCAAGATCGCGCCTGAGCCCAACGTGACGGATGCAAACCTGCTCTCAATCGCCGAGCGTTCCCTTACAACGTTGACCAAAAATCAGGGCGCCAGTGAATTGGAGCTTGGCTATAAACTCGCGCGTGCTACCAACGCACGCTACCGGGTTGCGTGGATTGGAGAAGACTTTACCTTGCCGCTCGCCGAACCATTTGATCCGGAATACATGCGTGCGCTCTATAGCTACGGCTATGACAGTTTCAAATCCGGAGATTTCTGGCGAAGTGGCCCGCCCCGATAA
- a CDS encoding HlyD family secretion protein — translation MIELVLTSFPFILRVVYLRWRGIPVTLYTVHWALFLWLVLALAVFFTVFYYYPKSYTGIVAFRTIPVVAENSGTVTSVAVSAGDRVQKGDLLFTVDDGAEKAAVLVAERKIVEAQAAIAAGKVDIQTAEAALAGAQSQLEQIELTLEDQEGLRQRGSAAFQQSELERAQNTRELRLAEVDAAQRRLDAAKLQVASILPARLESAEAILVQAKVDLNKTQVFAASNGIVEQLTLHVGARASQLALNPSMVIIPDRPEDEPPFVSAGFSQVTKSILHEGMAAEVACDSSFNISMRNTVLPARVARIQSVVSTGQMTPSGRLIEPGERAMRGDIVVHLELVHPEHQAVLMQGSGCMVQTYTTHVTGALEGGVLAHGIEALGVLKAVLLRIKVWIALAAGIGLGGGAH, via the coding sequence ATGATTGAGCTTGTCCTCACTTCCTTCCCGTTCATTTTGCGTGTCGTTTATCTGAGGTGGCGCGGAATACCGGTAACGCTCTATACAGTTCATTGGGCGCTGTTTTTGTGGCTGGTTTTGGCTTTGGCGGTTTTCTTCACAGTCTTCTATTACTACCCTAAATCCTATACTGGCATTGTCGCCTTTAGAACGATCCCAGTCGTTGCCGAGAATAGCGGGACCGTTACTTCGGTGGCGGTTTCGGCCGGTGACCGAGTTCAGAAAGGTGACCTGCTTTTCACTGTAGACGACGGCGCTGAGAAAGCGGCTGTTCTTGTTGCCGAGCGCAAAATCGTGGAAGCACAGGCAGCAATCGCCGCAGGTAAAGTCGATATACAGACTGCTGAGGCGGCACTGGCAGGAGCGCAGTCACAGTTGGAGCAGATTGAGCTGACTTTGGAGGATCAAGAAGGATTAAGACAACGAGGGTCTGCGGCCTTTCAACAAAGCGAGCTTGAGCGAGCACAAAATACCCGTGAACTACGTTTGGCGGAAGTTGACGCTGCGCAACGCAGATTGGACGCAGCAAAGCTTCAGGTCGCGTCCATTCTTCCGGCTCGGTTGGAAAGCGCAGAGGCAATTCTGGTTCAAGCAAAAGTCGACTTAAACAAAACGCAAGTTTTTGCAGCGTCGAATGGGATAGTTGAGCAACTGACCCTCCACGTGGGTGCGCGGGCTTCTCAATTGGCATTGAACCCATCGATGGTCATTATTCCCGATCGACCTGAAGATGAACCTCCTTTCGTTTCGGCAGGTTTCTCGCAAGTGACAAAAAGCATTTTGCATGAAGGAATGGCTGCGGAGGTCGCATGCGACAGCAGTTTCAACATTTCAATGCGAAATACTGTTTTGCCAGCGCGGGTCGCGCGAATCCAATCTGTGGTGTCGACGGGACAAATGACTCCATCCGGGCGTTTGATCGAACCGGGAGAGCGGGCCATGCGCGGCGATATTGTTGTTCACCTTGAATTGGTTCATCCGGAGCACCAAGCCGTGCTTATGCAGGGGAGCGGATGCATGGTGCAGACCTATACGACGCATGTGACCGGCGCATTGGAAGGAGGCGTTCTGGCTCACGGCATAGAGGCATTGGGGGTACTGAAGGCGGTCCTGCTGCGTATTAAAGTTTGGATTGCATTGGCTGCTGGAATTGGGCTTGGTGGAGGCGCGCACTAA
- a CDS encoding DUF1254 domain-containing protein, with translation MKYLEETMNLSQFLTCSAMALAVATAVQSQEFAADVPQNVLTPDSVETETLGTLEFFDGMPSADTVEKVFDNLDLMRATTAFLDGMKIASLRGMFQGYENVGAKPNDVVITETLMDARSIWLTPNTTTIYIGSNVDISDGPVVIDVPAGLLGLLDDAAFDYVADIGVLGADKGKGGKYLLLHNDDETPVPDGYFELRTKTYEHWLLLRRSPNADGSTEGPVSEIKAGLNVYPLADAANPPNETFINVSGVQYNTVHANNEDFFEEIHVALENNPEDAFAPEILGTFASIGLKKGQPFEPDARMQGIMKEAAAIANATARAITYASRDPGVFFYEDRQWNSPFQRQSYQFLENSARILDDRTYFFYMATGITPAMTSPPVGSGSVYAMTARDVNGEYLDGSKTYKVTLPAPVPAKNFWSFMLYSGQTRSILETDQKSGGIDSNREGIKANNDGSYTIYVGPEAPEGWENNWAQTMPGKSFNVMMRLYGPLEPWFDKSWRPGDFELIE, from the coding sequence ATGAAGTATTTGGAGGAAACCATGAACTTAAGTCAATTTCTGACCTGCAGTGCAATGGCCTTGGCTGTGGCAACTGCTGTTCAGTCCCAGGAATTTGCAGCAGACGTTCCACAAAATGTGCTGACGCCGGACTCCGTTGAAACCGAGACCCTCGGCACATTGGAGTTTTTCGATGGCATGCCGAGCGCTGATACGGTCGAGAAGGTCTTCGATAACCTCGACCTAATGAGGGCCACTACCGCCTTTTTGGACGGAATGAAAATTGCCTCACTGAGAGGTATGTTCCAAGGGTACGAGAACGTCGGGGCAAAGCCAAATGATGTGGTGATCACCGAGACGCTCATGGATGCACGTTCCATTTGGCTGACACCGAACACAACAACCATCTATATCGGCTCAAACGTGGATATCTCGGATGGGCCTGTCGTCATTGATGTGCCCGCTGGTTTGCTTGGTCTTTTGGATGATGCCGCTTTTGACTACGTGGCGGACATTGGCGTGCTTGGAGCCGACAAAGGCAAAGGTGGCAAGTATCTACTTCTGCACAACGATGACGAAACTCCGGTGCCGGATGGGTATTTTGAGCTTCGTACAAAAACCTACGAGCACTGGCTCCTGTTGCGCCGATCTCCCAACGCCGATGGAAGTACCGAAGGGCCAGTCTCAGAAATCAAAGCTGGTTTAAATGTATATCCGCTGGCCGATGCTGCCAACCCGCCCAATGAGACATTCATCAATGTTTCGGGTGTTCAATACAACACAGTACACGCCAACAATGAGGACTTTTTCGAAGAGATACACGTCGCACTCGAAAACAATCCCGAAGATGCCTTCGCGCCCGAAATCTTGGGTACTTTTGCTTCAATTGGCCTCAAGAAGGGACAGCCGTTTGAACCGGACGCCCGCATGCAAGGCATTATGAAAGAAGCTGCAGCAATCGCAAATGCAACCGCCCGTGCCATCACTTATGCAAGCCGTGATCCGGGTGTCTTCTTTTACGAAGACCGTCAATGGAATTCGCCATTCCAGCGCCAGAGCTATCAGTTCCTAGAGAACAGCGCCCGCATTCTCGACGACCGTACCTACTTCTTTTACATGGCCACCGGCATAACGCCAGCCATGACGTCGCCGCCGGTGGGCTCGGGCTCGGTTTATGCCATGACGGCACGAGACGTGAATGGCGAGTACCTTGATGGTTCTAAAACCTACAAAGTTACCTTGCCCGCGCCAGTGCCCGCGAAAAACTTCTGGTCGTTTATGCTCTACAGCGGTCAGACACGTTCCATTCTTGAGACAGACCAAAAATCTGGAGGCATCGATTCCAATCGTGAAGGCATCAAAGCCAACAACGATGGAAGCTATACCATCTACGTCGGACCTGAAGCGCCTGAAGGTTGGGAAAACAACTGGGCGCAGACTATGCCTGGTAAGAGTTTCAATGTCATGATGCGTCTCTATGGGCCGCTGGAGCCTTGGTTCGATAAGAGTTGGCGACCCGGCGACTTCGAATTGATTGAATGA
- a CDS encoding DUF1214 domain-containing protein, giving the protein MKASLPCLGLAVALAIPAQLAFSQTFNDTGDILARSAEVEDIEYQIMVQRATQAAIWGMPAAGMVDFLKGIRRDLGGDYNDIVYLNKPFDSKHGFLTANDVTAYAWASMTSEPGPLVIEVPAATESVSYFGTIVNAWDQPIADVGPSGFDEGKGGKYVMIPPGYEGEMSMEDMAAAGYMPFETDTYEYGFSFRPRLYNGATDADAAEYAQTIKVYYLSEADNPPANTYHEASDVPYDSLPYYNETYFQDLNDYVQNNPIRPQDKIMVNFLKDLGIEKGKPFEPTERQIAAMNEGLVLAYAAMQRYFVEPGLATVPLWANEDGSLKSQWLVWDFAEGQAEAGFPYETDTEILVDDRAGGSYFWITYLPKLLGGGTFYLTGLRDSDGEMYDHNATYKLNVPADTPAKDFWSVIVYSMETKSFIRDVDRVGLSSRDAETMKANEDGSYDIYFGPFAPEGMEANWIPTTESYFLLFRLYGPEEGWLQSGWQLGDLEKLK; this is encoded by the coding sequence ATGAAGGCTTCATTACCTTGCTTGGGATTGGCCGTCGCGCTTGCGATACCCGCTCAATTGGCGTTCAGCCAGACTTTCAATGATACAGGGGACATTCTGGCGCGATCAGCTGAGGTGGAAGACATCGAGTATCAGATAATGGTCCAGCGCGCTACGCAGGCCGCCATCTGGGGCATGCCAGCCGCCGGGATGGTGGATTTCTTGAAAGGAATTCGGCGCGACCTTGGTGGTGACTACAACGACATTGTGTATCTGAACAAACCATTCGATTCAAAACACGGGTTTCTCACGGCCAACGATGTGACCGCTTATGCTTGGGCATCAATGACTTCGGAACCGGGGCCTTTGGTGATCGAGGTTCCTGCCGCAACGGAGAGTGTGAGTTACTTTGGCACCATTGTGAATGCTTGGGATCAACCGATTGCGGATGTTGGCCCATCCGGATTTGACGAGGGAAAAGGCGGGAAATACGTCATGATCCCACCGGGCTATGAAGGCGAAATGTCCATGGAAGACATGGCCGCTGCCGGATATATGCCCTTTGAAACAGACACCTATGAGTACGGTTTCTCGTTCCGCCCCCGTCTTTACAATGGCGCTACGGATGCGGATGCGGCCGAATACGCGCAGACAATCAAAGTTTACTATCTATCAGAGGCGGACAACCCTCCGGCCAACACCTATCATGAGGCTTCTGATGTACCGTATGACTCGCTGCCATATTACAACGAGACGTACTTTCAGGACCTGAACGATTATGTTCAAAACAACCCTATCCGCCCACAAGATAAAATCATGGTCAATTTCCTGAAGGATTTGGGCATCGAAAAGGGCAAGCCTTTCGAACCAACGGAACGCCAAATTGCGGCGATGAACGAAGGGTTGGTTTTGGCATATGCCGCGATGCAACGTTACTTCGTTGAGCCAGGTCTTGCGACTGTGCCTTTGTGGGCGAATGAAGATGGTAGCCTCAAGAGCCAATGGCTGGTTTGGGACTTTGCCGAAGGCCAAGCAGAAGCAGGATTTCCCTATGAAACAGACACAGAAATTCTGGTCGATGACCGCGCAGGCGGCAGCTATTTCTGGATCACTTACCTTCCCAAACTGTTGGGCGGAGGCACTTTCTACCTAACTGGTCTGCGCGACAGCGATGGCGAGATGTATGACCACAATGCCACCTACAAACTGAATGTTCCGGCAGATACTCCAGCCAAGGATTTCTGGTCTGTCATTGTCTATTCGATGGAGACCAAGAGCTTCATTCGTGACGTTGACCGCGTAGGTCTGTCGTCCCGTGACGCTGAAACCATGAAGGCCAACGAGGATGGGTCTTACGATATCTATTTCGGTCCGTTTGCCCCCGAAGGTATGGAAGCCAACTGGATTCCGACCACCGAAAGCTACTTCCTTCTCTTCCGCCTGTACGGCCCTGAGGAAGGATGGCTGCAAAGCGGGTGGCAGCTTGGTGATCTTGAAAAATTGAAATGA
- a CDS encoding helix-turn-helix domain-containing protein yields the protein MPLPPLISAKALGAMPEFTLEHVGEKALNRALKTAGLPYGLLEAREGFIPKYALAEFIDQVSVELGERHIGLMWAPALTIADYGAWGGYVLNAPTLGAALERARQVMPYHSSVDRTHFRAQGDLIGYEYSFGLKGHRAYSNVAFSALGSVLSIFKTFLGSNWKPERIECDLPRTNQHEQVEAVFGCPIVWNARRLEIWFRKSVLTTTLKPLHVVPVTLQDIQRERCLAGGETFSNVVNSVLMQQVSGEGIDLDNAARMLGIGPRSLQRKLHTEGTSFRTLSNQVKANRATELLQEGSLSVKQVAAELGYETPQNFSRAFRKVTGMPPSSLAE from the coding sequence ATGCCGCTGCCTCCCTTGATCTCTGCCAAGGCACTCGGAGCAATGCCCGAATTCACACTCGAGCATGTGGGGGAAAAAGCACTTAACCGGGCATTGAAAACAGCGGGTCTGCCTTACGGTCTTTTGGAAGCTCGTGAAGGATTCATACCAAAATATGCGCTCGCAGAATTTATCGACCAGGTCAGCGTCGAGTTGGGTGAACGTCACATCGGATTAATGTGGGCACCCGCCCTGACCATCGCAGACTACGGAGCTTGGGGAGGTTACGTACTCAATGCACCAACCTTGGGTGCCGCGTTAGAGCGCGCCAGACAGGTTATGCCCTACCACTCGTCAGTGGATCGAACTCACTTTAGAGCACAAGGCGACCTAATTGGGTATGAATATAGCTTTGGACTGAAAGGCCACCGTGCATATTCGAACGTAGCATTTTCCGCATTGGGCTCTGTTCTGAGTATATTTAAAACTTTTCTGGGCTCTAATTGGAAACCGGAACGCATTGAGTGCGATCTTCCTCGGACAAACCAGCATGAGCAAGTAGAAGCGGTGTTTGGATGCCCCATTGTCTGGAACGCCAGGCGTTTGGAAATTTGGTTTCGCAAATCTGTTCTGACGACCACTTTGAAGCCGCTACATGTCGTCCCAGTCACTCTACAAGACATACAAAGAGAACGCTGTTTGGCGGGCGGAGAAACATTTTCGAACGTAGTGAATTCGGTCCTAATGCAGCAGGTGTCCGGCGAGGGAATAGATCTGGACAACGCAGCTCGAATGTTGGGTATTGGGCCGCGTTCGCTTCAGCGAAAACTACATACCGAAGGAACAAGTTTCCGAACGCTCTCCAACCAGGTGAAAGCAAATCGAGCTACGGAACTACTCCAAGAAGGAAGCCTTTCTGTCAAACAGGTTGCGGCTGAACTCGGGTATGAAACCCCGCAGAACTTTAGCCGCGCATTCCGCAAGGTGACAGGAATGCCGCCGTCTTCTCTGGCTGAATAG
- a CDS encoding MBL fold metallo-hydrolase — protein sequence MDAEILAFDPTPGKAEMLEPGLRRILAPNPSPMTFRGTNTYILGDRGLCVIDPGPDSDAHLQAILASVGDAQQITHVVVTHAHIDHSPLAGRLAKEVGAQIWAFGGPDAGRSAVMAELADRGLAGGGEGVDGSFVPDVIVAEGDVISGDDWSLEVIHTPGHFGNHIALAWGDACFVGDHVMGWASSLVSPPDGDLTDFMNSCAKLHARPWRVFHAGHGAPIEAPHERLDWLVSHRSGREAEILDALAAGSNTAEGLARCIYTETPSALLPAATRNVFAHLVDLVGKNMVSPIGELRAEAVFERL from the coding sequence ATGGATGCGGAAATTCTCGCTTTTGACCCTACGCCCGGCAAAGCAGAAATGCTTGAGCCGGGGCTGCGGCGTATACTGGCGCCGAACCCGTCGCCGATGACGTTTCGAGGCACGAATACATATATCCTCGGCGATCGTGGTCTTTGCGTGATTGATCCCGGGCCTGACAGCGACGCTCACCTTCAGGCAATTCTGGCGTCCGTTGGCGACGCTCAGCAGATCACGCATGTTGTGGTGACGCATGCCCATATCGACCATTCACCGTTGGCGGGGCGGCTGGCGAAGGAAGTTGGCGCTCAGATTTGGGCTTTCGGCGGGCCGGATGCAGGGCGCAGCGCGGTCATGGCCGAGCTTGCTGATCGTGGCTTGGCAGGCGGAGGCGAAGGAGTTGACGGATCGTTTGTTCCGGATGTGATCGTTGCTGAAGGCGACGTGATTTCGGGTGATGACTGGTCGCTTGAAGTGATTCACACCCCCGGTCACTTCGGTAACCATATCGCGTTGGCGTGGGGAGATGCGTGCTTTGTCGGAGACCACGTTATGGGGTGGGCCAGTTCGCTGGTTTCGCCACCGGATGGGGATTTGACCGATTTTATGAACAGTTGTGCCAAACTTCATGCGCGGCCTTGGCGGGTGTTTCACGCAGGACATGGAGCGCCGATCGAAGCGCCCCACGAACGTCTGGATTGGCTTGTATCCCACAGGTCTGGGCGGGAGGCCGAGATTCTTGACGCCCTCGCAGCCGGATCAAACACAGCCGAGGGGCTGGCGCGGTGTATTTACACGGAAACACCGTCGGCGCTTTTGCCGGCTGCGACCCGCAATGTATTCGCACACCTCGTTGATTTGGTTGGTAAAAACATGGTTTCACCTATTGGGGAATTGCGCGCTGAGGCGGTTTTTGAGCGCCTTTGA